Proteins co-encoded in one Gimesia sp. genomic window:
- a CDS encoding MoxR family ATPase, which translates to MEASDLEAVENLHQAYERLLKEVNHVVIGQHKVVEELMISLLAGGHCLLVGVPGLAKTLIVHTLADTLNLSFNRVQFTPDLMPADITGTDVIQEDKITGNRDFKFLAGPVFANVVLADEINRTPPKTQAALLEAMQEHQVTAGGRKHKLPVPFFVLATQNPIEQEGTYPLPEAQLDRFMFEIKVEYPTEEEEFAIVRQTTSDESYAIKKILELDELLSFQSLVRRVPVADHVIRYAMQFARMTRIIATDDAQAADIPDFIREYVSWGAGPRASQNLVLGAKARAILHGRLYVSTDDVRAVAHPVLRHRIITNFNAEADGMSPDKIVDRLIELIPVDSSQEKLDGRLPQVFRSADAR; encoded by the coding sequence CGACTTCTAAAGGAAGTGAACCACGTCGTGATTGGCCAGCACAAGGTCGTCGAGGAGTTGATGATCTCGCTGCTGGCAGGCGGACATTGTCTGCTGGTAGGAGTTCCGGGGCTGGCTAAGACACTCATCGTCCACACCCTGGCTGACACACTGAACCTCTCGTTCAACCGAGTGCAGTTCACGCCCGACCTGATGCCCGCCGACATCACCGGGACCGACGTGATTCAGGAAGATAAAATCACCGGCAACCGCGATTTCAAATTCCTGGCAGGCCCCGTGTTTGCCAACGTGGTTCTCGCGGACGAGATTAACCGTACGCCTCCCAAAACACAGGCAGCCCTGCTGGAAGCAATGCAGGAGCACCAGGTCACCGCGGGGGGACGTAAACACAAACTGCCGGTTCCGTTTTTTGTGCTCGCGACACAAAACCCGATCGAACAGGAAGGCACCTATCCGTTGCCTGAAGCACAGCTCGACCGGTTCATGTTTGAAATCAAGGTCGAGTATCCCACCGAGGAAGAAGAGTTTGCCATCGTCAGGCAGACGACCTCGGATGAATCTTACGCGATCAAAAAAATTCTCGAACTGGATGAGCTGCTTTCTTTTCAGTCGCTGGTCCGTCGTGTTCCCGTGGCCGATCATGTGATCCGGTATGCGATGCAGTTCGCCCGCATGACGCGCATCATTGCCACCGACGATGCCCAGGCGGCAGACATTCCCGATTTCATTCGCGAATATGTCAGCTGGGGTGCCGGCCCCCGCGCCAGCCAGAACCTGGTCCTGGGTGCTAAAGCCCGGGCGATTCTGCATGGCAGGCTGTATGTGAGCACCGACGATGTGCGTGCGGTTGCACATCCGGTACTCCGGCATCGCATCATCACCAATTTCAATGCGGAAGCCGACGGGATGTCTCCCGATAAAATCGTCGATCGCCTGATTGAACTCATCCCCGTCGATTCCTCGCAGGAAAAACTGGATGGACGATTACCACAAGTATTTAGATCCGCAGACGCTCGCTAA